A stretch of the Nematostella vectensis chromosome 1, jaNemVect1.1, whole genome shotgun sequence genome encodes the following:
- the LOC5518230 gene encoding uncharacterized protein LOC5518230 isoform X2 — MCSVLSLCSSFTGCPAGLYDDVQMMSNRSIELPFLHDSYIPQTGIFTGSFPDFYGTSDLGFPCLPKFFDCEQESSPDLETTSDFSSLCNSPDMSASDSDFSSGDDVSVTETLMQDILTVAMETEAELQTESPSINGPANSLEDHNLINDAMISSTNHNISTTRRTLGCATTENAMCYLANPTACGIQNLLAPSSLCTTSTTTPLIGPTTKGTMDNLVNPTITDISHDCFVAQTRTEREDKGTQSERTCSAHAQGINDITGDKVEKEAPALDWTYLEKPTRRCAPANNSSKPLNSATKPDKKVHRPKVKKTIHLWEFLEELLDNKAYSPKFITWVSRDDGMFRLVDSKAVARLWGQRKNRHDMTYEKMSRAIRYYYERKIIKHVDGQKLNYQFGDEINERRSRKESAKRENQTAVTQGKGE, encoded by the exons ATGTGCAGTGTTCTCTCCCTGTGCTCGTCATTTACGGGATGCCCAGCAGGTCTCTATgat GACGTCCAGATGATGTCAAACAGAAGCATCGAGCTCCCTTTCCTGCACGACTCTTACATCCCTCAAACCGGGATCTTCACCGGCTCCTTCCCAGACTTCTACGGTACAAGTGACTTAGGGTTCCCGTGtctgccgaaattttttgattGCGAACAGGAAAGTAGTCCTGATTTGGAAACAACCTCAGACTTCTCTTCGCTTTGCAACAGTCCGGATATGTCGGCTAGTGACTCGGACTTCTCGAGTGGCGATGACGTCAGTGTGACGGAGACACTCATGCAGGATATTCTGACAGTTGCCATGGAGACCGAAGCAGAGCTACAAA CAGAGTCTCCCTCAATAAACGGACCAGCAAATAGTCTCGAAGACCACAATCTAATCAACGACGCAATGATTAGCTCGACCAACCACAATATATCGACCACGAGACGAACCTTAGGTTGCGCAACTACAGAAAACGCCATGTGCTACCTGGCTAATCCGACCGCGTGTGGAATCCAGAACCTCCTAGCCCCAAGCTCCCTCTGTACTACGTCCACAACAACCCCTTTGATCGGCCCGACCACAAAAGGCACAATGGATAACCTCGTTAACCCGACCATAACAGACATCAGCCATGACTGCTTTGTTGCACAGACGAGAACCGAACGAGAGGACAAAGGGACACAGTCTGAGAGAACGtgttctgcgcatgcgcaaggAATCAACGATATCACCGGCGACAAGGTCGAGAAGGAAGCACCAGCCTTAGACTGGACTTATCTTG AAAAACCGACTCGACGGTGTGCGCCAGCTAACAACTCGTCCAAACCCCTCAACTCTGCTACTAAACCCGATAAGAAAGTCCACAGACCTAAAG TGAAAAAGACCATTCATTTGTGGGAATTTCTTGAGGAGCTCCTGGACAACAAAGCATACTCACCTAAATTCATCACGTGGGTATCACGTGACGACGGCATGTTCCGCCTCGTGGACTCGAAAGCGGTCGCGAGACTTTGGGGGCAGCGGAAGAACCGTCACGACATGACGTATGAGAAGATGAGCCGCGCTATTCGCTATTACTACGAGCGCAAGATTATCAAACACGTGGACGGACAGAAACTGAACTACCAGTTTGGTGACGAAATCAACGAGAGGCGGTCACGCAAGGAGAGTGCAAAGAGAGAAAATCAGACTGCGGTCACGCAAGGAAAGGGAGAGTGA
- the LOC5518230 gene encoding uncharacterized protein LOC5518230 isoform X1, protein MCSVLSLCSSFTGCPAGLYDDVQMMSNRSIELPFLHDSYIPQTGIFTGSFPDFYGTSDLGFPCLPKFFDCEQESSPDLETTSDFSSLCNSPDMSASDSDFSSGDDVSVTETLMQDILTVAMETEAELQTAESPSINGPANSLEDHNLINDAMISSTNHNISTTRRTLGCATTENAMCYLANPTACGIQNLLAPSSLCTTSTTTPLIGPTTKGTMDNLVNPTITDISHDCFVAQTRTEREDKGTQSERTCSAHAQGINDITGDKVEKEAPALDWTYLEKPTRRCAPANNSSKPLNSATKPDKKVHRPKVKKTIHLWEFLEELLDNKAYSPKFITWVSRDDGMFRLVDSKAVARLWGQRKNRHDMTYEKMSRAIRYYYERKIIKHVDGQKLNYQFGDEINERRSRKESAKRENQTAVTQGKGE, encoded by the exons ATGTGCAGTGTTCTCTCCCTGTGCTCGTCATTTACGGGATGCCCAGCAGGTCTCTATgat GACGTCCAGATGATGTCAAACAGAAGCATCGAGCTCCCTTTCCTGCACGACTCTTACATCCCTCAAACCGGGATCTTCACCGGCTCCTTCCCAGACTTCTACGGTACAAGTGACTTAGGGTTCCCGTGtctgccgaaattttttgattGCGAACAGGAAAGTAGTCCTGATTTGGAAACAACCTCAGACTTCTCTTCGCTTTGCAACAGTCCGGATATGTCGGCTAGTGACTCGGACTTCTCGAGTGGCGATGACGTCAGTGTGACGGAGACACTCATGCAGGATATTCTGACAGTTGCCATGGAGACCGAAGCAGAGCTACAAA CAGCAGAGTCTCCCTCAATAAACGGACCAGCAAATAGTCTCGAAGACCACAATCTAATCAACGACGCAATGATTAGCTCGACCAACCACAATATATCGACCACGAGACGAACCTTAGGTTGCGCAACTACAGAAAACGCCATGTGCTACCTGGCTAATCCGACCGCGTGTGGAATCCAGAACCTCCTAGCCCCAAGCTCCCTCTGTACTACGTCCACAACAACCCCTTTGATCGGCCCGACCACAAAAGGCACAATGGATAACCTCGTTAACCCGACCATAACAGACATCAGCCATGACTGCTTTGTTGCACAGACGAGAACCGAACGAGAGGACAAAGGGACACAGTCTGAGAGAACGtgttctgcgcatgcgcaaggAATCAACGATATCACCGGCGACAAGGTCGAGAAGGAAGCACCAGCCTTAGACTGGACTTATCTTG AAAAACCGACTCGACGGTGTGCGCCAGCTAACAACTCGTCCAAACCCCTCAACTCTGCTACTAAACCCGATAAGAAAGTCCACAGACCTAAAG TGAAAAAGACCATTCATTTGTGGGAATTTCTTGAGGAGCTCCTGGACAACAAAGCATACTCACCTAAATTCATCACGTGGGTATCACGTGACGACGGCATGTTCCGCCTCGTGGACTCGAAAGCGGTCGCGAGACTTTGGGGGCAGCGGAAGAACCGTCACGACATGACGTATGAGAAGATGAGCCGCGCTATTCGCTATTACTACGAGCGCAAGATTATCAAACACGTGGACGGACAGAAACTGAACTACCAGTTTGGTGACGAAATCAACGAGAGGCGGTCACGCAAGGAGAGTGCAAAGAGAGAAAATCAGACTGCGGTCACGCAAGGAAAGGGAGAGTGA
- the LOC5518230 gene encoding uncharacterized protein LOC5518230 isoform X3 yields the protein MMSNRSIELPFLHDSYIPQTGIFTGSFPDFYGTSDLGFPCLPKFFDCEQESSPDLETTSDFSSLCNSPDMSASDSDFSSGDDVSVTETLMQDILTVAMETEAELQTAESPSINGPANSLEDHNLINDAMISSTNHNISTTRRTLGCATTENAMCYLANPTACGIQNLLAPSSLCTTSTTTPLIGPTTKGTMDNLVNPTITDISHDCFVAQTRTEREDKGTQSERTCSAHAQGINDITGDKVEKEAPALDWTYLEKPTRRCAPANNSSKPLNSATKPDKKVHRPKVKKTIHLWEFLEELLDNKAYSPKFITWVSRDDGMFRLVDSKAVARLWGQRKNRHDMTYEKMSRAIRYYYERKIIKHVDGQKLNYQFGDEINERRSRKESAKRENQTAVTQGKGE from the exons ATGATGTCAAACAGAAGCATCGAGCTCCCTTTCCTGCACGACTCTTACATCCCTCAAACCGGGATCTTCACCGGCTCCTTCCCAGACTTCTACGGTACAAGTGACTTAGGGTTCCCGTGtctgccgaaattttttgattGCGAACAGGAAAGTAGTCCTGATTTGGAAACAACCTCAGACTTCTCTTCGCTTTGCAACAGTCCGGATATGTCGGCTAGTGACTCGGACTTCTCGAGTGGCGATGACGTCAGTGTGACGGAGACACTCATGCAGGATATTCTGACAGTTGCCATGGAGACCGAAGCAGAGCTACAAA CAGCAGAGTCTCCCTCAATAAACGGACCAGCAAATAGTCTCGAAGACCACAATCTAATCAACGACGCAATGATTAGCTCGACCAACCACAATATATCGACCACGAGACGAACCTTAGGTTGCGCAACTACAGAAAACGCCATGTGCTACCTGGCTAATCCGACCGCGTGTGGAATCCAGAACCTCCTAGCCCCAAGCTCCCTCTGTACTACGTCCACAACAACCCCTTTGATCGGCCCGACCACAAAAGGCACAATGGATAACCTCGTTAACCCGACCATAACAGACATCAGCCATGACTGCTTTGTTGCACAGACGAGAACCGAACGAGAGGACAAAGGGACACAGTCTGAGAGAACGtgttctgcgcatgcgcaaggAATCAACGATATCACCGGCGACAAGGTCGAGAAGGAAGCACCAGCCTTAGACTGGACTTATCTTG AAAAACCGACTCGACGGTGTGCGCCAGCTAACAACTCGTCCAAACCCCTCAACTCTGCTACTAAACCCGATAAGAAAGTCCACAGACCTAAAG TGAAAAAGACCATTCATTTGTGGGAATTTCTTGAGGAGCTCCTGGACAACAAAGCATACTCACCTAAATTCATCACGTGGGTATCACGTGACGACGGCATGTTCCGCCTCGTGGACTCGAAAGCGGTCGCGAGACTTTGGGGGCAGCGGAAGAACCGTCACGACATGACGTATGAGAAGATGAGCCGCGCTATTCGCTATTACTACGAGCGCAAGATTATCAAACACGTGGACGGACAGAAACTGAACTACCAGTTTGGTGACGAAATCAACGAGAGGCGGTCACGCAAGGAGAGTGCAAAGAGAGAAAATCAGACTGCGGTCACGCAAGGAAAGGGAGAGTGA